A part of Terriglobus roseus genomic DNA contains:
- a CDS encoding NmrA family NAD(P)-binding protein — protein MYLVMGITGKVGGATARHLVKQGKQVRALVRDREKAAKWADQGVELVDGDWNDATAIATALKGVDGAFVMLPSVWAPSPDYKEAKGVIANYVEALTRVVPPRVVALSSMGANRTSGMGMITALSLLEQGLRSLPYPVAFVRAGGFFENFLYGLQVARGGTLPVFYNPTNQKSTMVASDDIGAEVATLLTGPTWSGHRVIELGSMVSADEVASQLGEVLTLDVKAFAVPRAGWAETFEQFGVPKGHTGPAEEMFDAVNEGWMALGVPGTELVAGTTSARDVFAAAQNAVKS, from the coding sequence ATGTATCTAGTCATGGGCATTACGGGAAAAGTTGGCGGCGCCACTGCGCGGCATCTGGTGAAGCAGGGCAAACAGGTGCGAGCGCTTGTGCGTGATCGCGAGAAAGCGGCGAAGTGGGCAGATCAAGGCGTGGAGTTGGTGGATGGAGATTGGAATGATGCGACAGCCATAGCGACCGCTCTTAAAGGTGTTGATGGCGCTTTTGTTATGTTGCCGTCTGTATGGGCGCCCTCGCCTGATTACAAAGAGGCAAAGGGCGTGATTGCGAACTATGTCGAGGCATTGACCAGAGTAGTGCCTCCGCGGGTGGTAGCTCTCTCGTCGATGGGCGCGAATAGAACAAGCGGGATGGGGATGATCACGGCCTTATCACTCCTGGAGCAGGGGCTTCGCAGCTTGCCTTATCCGGTCGCATTTGTGCGCGCTGGCGGCTTTTTTGAAAATTTTCTTTACGGTTTACAGGTTGCCCGGGGCGGAACACTGCCGGTCTTCTACAACCCTACAAACCAGAAATCGACAATGGTCGCATCAGACGACATCGGCGCAGAAGTGGCAACACTTCTCACCGGGCCGACGTGGTCAGGGCATCGCGTCATCGAACTGGGTTCGATGGTAAGCGCGGATGAAGTGGCCTCACAACTGGGTGAAGTCCTCACACTCGACGTAAAGGCCTTTGCCGTCCCTCGTGCAGGCTGGGCGGAAACGTTCGAACAGTTCGGCGTCCCAAAGGGCCACACTGGACCAGCCGAAGAAATGTTCGATGCCGTGAACGAGGGATGGATGGCTCTCGGAGTCCCGGGTACTGAGCTCGTAGCAGGTACGACATCCGCACGCGATGTCTTTGCGGCTGCACAGAACGCCGTCAAGTCATAA
- a CDS encoding VWA domain-containing protein: MAGSTWTMLLSLALGTAAAQSASPDVATLHTSAHLVPIATVVKDKNGLPISDLTKDDFILKQDGKEESIRYFSVAEQLPITFAVLVDVSASQSTMVEDEVKASDIFFETMLQRPQDRAMLVQFDTTIQQLKALTNQYALLHLALGYVKSGAEAKNGTRVMDAVAGVTEKVLAKENGRKAIILITDGGDTDSRVTLKSTIEEAQKADVAVYSICYRATDAGLSGAPSQVINSMVDRSNDILRKLAGETGGDTFRVTRQMTLQKILAQIADGLNKQYEIGYIPPPNTSTNRFHKLELKTKDPHLKVQARTEFFAAP, translated from the coding sequence ATGGCTGGTTCAACATGGACTATGCTCCTATCGCTTGCACTGGGCACTGCCGCAGCACAGTCCGCTTCTCCAGACGTCGCCACCTTGCACACAAGCGCCCACCTCGTTCCAATTGCCACCGTGGTAAAGGATAAAAATGGTCTTCCTATATCTGATCTAACGAAAGACGACTTCATTCTGAAGCAGGACGGCAAGGAAGAGAGCATCCGTTATTTCTCCGTTGCGGAGCAACTACCAATCACATTCGCAGTTCTCGTCGACGTGAGTGCCAGCCAAAGCACCATGGTAGAAGACGAAGTAAAGGCGAGCGACATCTTCTTTGAAACGATGTTACAGCGGCCGCAAGATCGAGCCATGCTGGTTCAGTTCGATACAACGATCCAACAGCTGAAAGCATTAACCAACCAATACGCTCTGCTTCATCTCGCTCTTGGCTATGTGAAGAGTGGAGCCGAAGCTAAGAACGGCACACGCGTGATGGATGCTGTAGCTGGCGTAACAGAGAAGGTATTAGCAAAAGAGAACGGCCGCAAGGCGATCATCTTGATCACCGACGGCGGCGACACCGATAGTCGCGTTACTCTCAAGTCCACCATCGAAGAAGCCCAGAAGGCAGATGTAGCCGTTTATTCCATCTGCTACAGAGCGACCGATGCTGGACTCTCAGGTGCTCCATCGCAGGTCATCAACTCCATGGTGGACCGCTCCAATGACATCCTCAGAAAACTCGCAGGTGAAACCGGTGGAGATACTTTTCGCGTAACTCGCCAAATGACCTTGCAGAAAATCTTGGCACAGATTGCCGACGGGCTAAACAAGCAATACGAAATTGGTTACATTCCGCCGCCGAATACATCCACCAACCGCTTCCACAAGCTGGAACTCAAAACGAAGGATCCTCACCTTAAAGTGCAAGCCCGCACCGAGTTTTTCGCCGCGCCATAA
- a CDS encoding mannose-1-phosphate guanylyltransferase — protein MSDSVTKSLKLTPLVLAGGSGTRFWPRSRKSRAKQVLALSGGTETMIQETVARLLPLAPADDFLVITNGLLVGTIREQLPEIPHSRILCEPMARNTAPACALAAMIVERTAPETILGVFPSDHVVTDDARFQQVIRAAMQIAAAGENIVVLGAPPTRPETGYGYIKQGTVAGEFADLGMTARCVQRFTEKPQIDRAIEFLADGNYAWNAGIFLWSAKTLANAIREHRPAVAGPLETIAAAYGTPEFEAVFAAEYPKVENISIDYAVLEPRSAKGAASNIYCLPADFGWNDLGSWTALHEHAMAKGGVSRGHGNIVECDQALHLEAFGNYVYSPGKTVALLGVSDLVVVETDDAILITTRAHSQEVGRVVSELTKRQRLDLI, from the coding sequence ATGAGCGACTCCGTCACGAAGTCCCTGAAGCTGACGCCGCTGGTGCTTGCCGGTGGTAGTGGTACACGGTTCTGGCCTCGCTCGCGGAAGTCGCGGGCGAAGCAGGTGCTGGCGCTGTCCGGCGGCACGGAGACCATGATCCAGGAGACGGTGGCGCGGCTGCTGCCGCTGGCTCCTGCGGATGACTTCCTGGTGATCACCAACGGGTTGCTGGTCGGGACGATTCGGGAGCAGTTGCCGGAGATTCCTCACAGCCGCATCCTGTGTGAGCCGATGGCACGGAATACAGCTCCGGCTTGTGCGTTGGCGGCCATGATTGTGGAGCGGACCGCGCCGGAGACGATTCTGGGTGTCTTCCCGTCAGACCATGTGGTGACGGATGATGCGCGTTTCCAGCAGGTGATCCGTGCAGCGATGCAGATTGCCGCCGCGGGCGAGAATATTGTGGTGTTGGGTGCGCCGCCGACACGCCCTGAGACGGGTTACGGCTACATCAAGCAGGGAACGGTCGCAGGCGAGTTTGCCGATCTGGGCATGACAGCGCGCTGCGTGCAGCGGTTCACAGAGAAGCCGCAGATTGACCGCGCTATCGAGTTCCTGGCGGATGGGAATTATGCCTGGAATGCAGGCATCTTCCTGTGGTCGGCGAAGACGCTGGCGAATGCCATCCGCGAGCATCGGCCTGCGGTTGCTGGACCGCTGGAGACGATTGCCGCAGCTTACGGAACGCCGGAGTTCGAGGCTGTGTTCGCCGCCGAGTATCCGAAGGTGGAGAACATCTCCATCGACTATGCAGTGCTGGAGCCACGTTCCGCGAAGGGTGCGGCCAGCAACATCTATTGCCTGCCTGCAGATTTCGGCTGGAACGATCTTGGTTCATGGACGGCTCTGCACGAGCATGCCATGGCGAAGGGCGGCGTAAGTCGTGGCCACGGGAACATTGTGGAGTGCGACCAGGCGCTGCATCTGGAGGCGTTTGGCAATTACGTCTATTCGCCGGGCAAGACGGTTGCGCTGCTGGGTGTGAGCGATCTGGTTGTGGTGGAAACCGACGACGCGATCCTGATTACAACGCGCGCGCATTCGCAGGAAGTTGGGCGTGTTGTAAGTGAGCTTACGAAGCGGCAACGTCTGGATTTGATCTAA
- a CDS encoding SDR family NAD(P)-dependent oxidoreductase: MLKNKVALVTGASRGIGRATAIALAEAGARVLVHYGRSAQEAESLVAAIRTNGGQADALSSDLATPNAAIEIATKVSSLTSGQLDIVVLNAGISKAARIADYTAEDLDTLFATNVRGPFLLVQQLLPLLREGASIIAITSVVAREVVGNPAPDKPSILAYASTKGALETLVKNWAAMLGPQGIRVNAVAPGVIDTDMSNFTKTEAGRETALAMQALKRIGKPEDVADVVAFLASDASRWITGASIPVDGGSKL; this comes from the coding sequence ATGTTGAAGAACAAAGTAGCTCTCGTAACCGGTGCTTCAAGAGGCATCGGACGCGCCACAGCCATCGCTCTCGCTGAGGCTGGCGCACGCGTTCTCGTTCACTACGGCCGCTCCGCACAGGAAGCCGAATCGCTCGTTGCCGCCATCCGAACAAACGGAGGACAAGCAGACGCTTTGTCATCTGATCTTGCAACGCCCAACGCAGCGATCGAGATCGCAACAAAAGTAAGCTCACTCACGAGCGGTCAACTAGACATCGTGGTGTTAAACGCGGGCATCAGCAAGGCCGCACGCATCGCCGACTACACTGCAGAGGATCTCGATACTCTCTTTGCAACCAACGTCCGCGGGCCATTTCTGCTTGTTCAGCAACTGCTTCCATTGCTTCGAGAGGGCGCAAGCATCATCGCCATCACTTCCGTTGTGGCTCGCGAAGTAGTCGGCAATCCCGCGCCTGACAAGCCATCCATCCTCGCCTACGCCTCCACCAAAGGAGCACTTGAAACCCTCGTGAAAAATTGGGCCGCAATGCTTGGCCCGCAGGGCATTCGCGTGAACGCAGTAGCACCCGGAGTGATCGACACCGACATGTCGAACTTCACCAAGACGGAAGCGGGAAGAGAGACAGCCCTGGCCATGCAGGCACTGAAACGCATCGGCAAACCAGAAGACGTAGCTGATGTCGTCGCCTTCTTAGCCTCCGACGCATCCCGATGGATCACAGGCGCCAGTATTCCAGTAGATGGCGGATCGAAGCTCTAA
- a CDS encoding TIGR03435 family protein, translated as MKFLSVLPLVLVASFAVATAQHPQSNLSFEVASIRPGADADAEMIAIRMNAERSMIHYVNVSLRDMIRVAYNIKEFQVTGPDWIRNRFNIEAKYPAGATEDQVPEMLQSLLRDRFKLQFHNETKDHAVFALVVGKNGPKLKPSEVKATDYPDSPNRKPGTPVRGDLQIMGSPTGMHLKGPALTLSRLCETLSMFVDQPVVDRTGLPERYDIDLTFMPENMRMRGGPGGPGQGADGGTEAQPRITLFEAIQDLGLKLEPRKAPLQMLIVDHIEKAPTEN; from the coding sequence ATGAAATTCCTCTCGGTTCTTCCGCTCGTACTCGTCGCATCTTTCGCGGTCGCAACAGCGCAACACCCACAAAGCAACCTGTCGTTCGAAGTTGCCTCCATCCGTCCCGGCGCCGACGCAGATGCGGAGATGATCGCAATCCGCATGAACGCGGAACGCTCCATGATCCATTACGTCAACGTTTCGCTGCGCGACATGATCCGCGTCGCTTACAACATCAAAGAGTTTCAAGTCACCGGCCCCGACTGGATCCGCAATCGCTTCAACATTGAAGCCAAATACCCCGCCGGAGCCACAGAAGATCAAGTGCCAGAGATGTTGCAGTCTCTCCTACGTGATCGCTTCAAACTCCAGTTCCACAACGAAACGAAAGACCATGCCGTATTCGCACTCGTCGTAGGCAAGAACGGACCAAAGCTCAAGCCATCCGAAGTCAAAGCAACGGACTATCCCGACAGCCCCAACCGCAAACCCGGCACGCCCGTACGAGGCGATCTCCAGATCATGGGCAGCCCCACCGGTATGCACTTAAAAGGCCCCGCCCTAACCCTCAGCCGCCTCTGCGAAACGCTATCCATGTTTGTCGATCAGCCCGTCGTAGACCGGACAGGCCTGCCGGAACGCTACGACATCGACCTCACCTTCATGCCAGAAAACATGCGCATGCGCGGAGGCCCCGGTGGCCCGGGACAAGGAGCCGACGGAGGCACAGAGGCACAACCACGCATCACCCTCTTCGAAGCAATACAGGACCTCGGTCTAAAACTCGAACCACGCAAAGCACCACTACAAATGCTCATCGTGGACCACATCGAAAAAGCACCCACAGAAAACTAA
- a CDS encoding response regulator transcription factor: MKCILFIEDEHAFAIGLIDRLRAEDYEVQWESNGNAGQQAASANTFDLILLDVSLPAKNGFDICRDLRRDNISTPVLMLTARGEVIDRVLGLKLGADDYVQKNCEPIELMARIEALLRRSQPSATSPDITTLGDIRIDFRQHEVSRAGIAVILTPIEFRLLKYLNQHRGNIITREELLENVWAADGSMLSRTVDVHVAGLRKKIEEDPRYPRFLLTIKGAGYKLAL, encoded by the coding sequence ATGAAATGCATTCTCTTCATCGAAGACGAACACGCCTTCGCCATCGGCCTCATCGACCGCCTGCGTGCAGAGGACTATGAAGTGCAATGGGAGAGCAACGGAAACGCAGGCCAACAAGCCGCATCCGCCAACACGTTCGACCTCATCCTGCTCGATGTCTCACTCCCCGCCAAGAACGGCTTCGACATTTGCCGCGATCTCCGGCGCGACAACATCTCCACGCCGGTACTCATGCTCACCGCACGCGGCGAAGTCATCGACCGCGTCCTCGGCCTCAAACTCGGCGCAGACGATTACGTGCAAAAGAACTGCGAACCCATCGAACTCATGGCACGCATCGAGGCCTTACTACGCAGATCACAACCCTCTGCAACGTCACCCGACATCACAACCCTCGGCGACATCCGCATCGACTTCCGTCAACACGAAGTTTCACGTGCAGGCATTGCCGTAATCCTCACACCTATCGAGTTCCGATTGCTTAAGTACCTTAACCAACATCGCGGCAACATCATCACTCGCGAAGAGCTATTGGAAAACGTGTGGGCGGCAGACGGCAGCATGCTCAGCCGCACTGTCGACGTTCACGTTGCAGGCCTGCGCAAGAAGATCGAAGAAGACCCGCGCTATCCGCGCTTCCTCCTCACGATCAAAGGCGCCGGATACAAACTCGCTCTTTGA
- a CDS encoding 3-oxoacyl-ACP reductase family protein, protein MASLTGKSALVTGGSRGIGAAIVQRLAKEGARVAFTYSASSEQANRLVEQIAKDGGEAIGIKADAADQAAVREAVQQAANHFDKIDILVNNAGIIVLGPITDIKEEDFQRILAINVHSVFTATQEAVRHMPDGGRIIHIGSVNSDRMPFAGGSVYALTKGAIFSFTKGLARDLGPRNITVNNIQPGPVDTDANPANGPFAETMLGLMALKRYGKGEEIAGLVTYLAGPEAGYITGAGILIDGGFDA, encoded by the coding sequence ATGGCAAGTTTGACCGGCAAATCAGCTTTGGTAACAGGCGGCTCCCGTGGCATTGGCGCTGCCATTGTGCAACGACTCGCAAAAGAAGGCGCGCGCGTAGCGTTCACCTACAGTGCCTCCAGCGAACAGGCCAACCGTCTTGTTGAACAAATTGCAAAAGATGGCGGCGAAGCAATCGGCATCAAGGCAGACGCGGCCGATCAAGCAGCAGTACGCGAAGCAGTACAGCAGGCCGCAAATCATTTCGACAAGATCGACATCCTCGTAAACAACGCGGGCATCATCGTTCTCGGCCCCATCACCGACATCAAAGAAGAAGACTTCCAACGCATTCTCGCCATCAACGTGCACAGCGTTTTCACCGCGACACAGGAAGCAGTACGCCACATGCCCGATGGCGGACGCATCATTCACATCGGCTCGGTAAACAGTGACCGCATGCCTTTCGCAGGTGGCTCGGTCTACGCTCTCACCAAGGGAGCCATCTTCAGCTTCACCAAAGGCCTCGCGCGCGACCTCGGTCCCCGCAACATCACCGTCAACAACATCCAGCCAGGCCCCGTCGACACCGACGCCAATCCCGCCAACGGCCCATTCGCAGAAACAATGCTCGGCCTCATGGCCCTCAAGCGTTACGGCAAAGGCGAAGAGATCGCTGGACTAGTAACCTATCTCGCTGGCCCCGAAGCTGGATACATCACCGGAGCAGGCATCCTGATCGACGGCGGCTTCGACGCCTAA
- a CDS encoding TetR/AcrR family transcriptional regulator, with protein sequence MTSTSPSRRVERKERLRGEILAAASKMFADRGYEAVTLREIAKEIGYTHAVIYQHFPDKWHILVELSRETIGLMVQNFDEIAAKHPAPKERLFATSRGLIQFCIAHPQQFRNVFFGPENRNGVRAGQYINDLGAPLFGRFVQLFFDVAKEEGLPNRDDIVVAHTWWFSIFGLATLFVIQGAVPDLPDQTLVVEQTIATLWAGVQTVPRLPKSAIPKQSSRSRASKQ encoded by the coding sequence GTGACATCCACATCGCCAAGTCGACGGGTAGAGCGCAAGGAAAGGTTGCGGGGCGAGATTCTTGCGGCTGCCAGCAAAATGTTTGCCGATCGCGGCTACGAAGCTGTGACGCTTCGCGAGATCGCTAAAGAGATCGGCTATACCCATGCCGTGATTTATCAGCATTTCCCTGACAAATGGCACATTCTTGTTGAGTTGAGCCGCGAGACGATCGGGCTGATGGTTCAGAACTTCGACGAGATTGCCGCTAAACACCCTGCGCCGAAAGAGCGTCTTTTCGCGACTTCACGCGGCTTGATTCAATTCTGCATTGCCCATCCACAACAGTTCCGCAACGTCTTCTTCGGGCCTGAGAATCGCAACGGTGTCCGCGCCGGACAATATATCAACGACCTTGGCGCGCCGTTGTTCGGACGTTTCGTGCAGCTCTTTTTCGATGTTGCCAAGGAAGAAGGATTGCCAAACAGGGATGACATAGTGGTAGCTCACACCTGGTGGTTTTCGATCTTTGGCCTCGCCACGCTTTTCGTTATCCAAGGGGCTGTGCCAGACTTGCCTGACCAGACTCTGGTGGTAGAACAAACGATCGCAACGCTTTGGGCCGGCGTCCAGACTGTTCCGCGATTGCCCAAGAGCGCAATCCCGAAGCAATCCAGCCGCTCCCGTGCCTCAAAGCAATGA
- a CDS encoding 3-oxoacyl-ACP reductase family protein: MSHPLEGKIAFVTGGSRGIGAAIAKRLASDGASVAITYAKDATAASAVVKAIQDAGGKAIAIQADAVSAKASVSAVEKAVSELGKLDILVNNAGTAIPKPFEEATLEEMEHVINLNIRGVFVTTQAALKRMNNNGRIIMIGSCVGEKNLTPGLAAYSATKGAVKMFTQSLSREVGDRGITVNNVQPGPIDTDLNPAAGDWATPQIAVTALKRYGRADEVAALVAFVASPESSYITGANLTVDGGTNA; the protein is encoded by the coding sequence ATGTCTCATCCTCTTGAGGGAAAGATCGCATTCGTAACAGGCGGATCACGCGGAATCGGCGCTGCGATTGCCAAACGTCTCGCATCTGATGGAGCCAGCGTAGCCATCACATACGCAAAGGACGCAACTGCCGCTTCGGCAGTAGTCAAGGCAATCCAGGACGCAGGTGGAAAAGCCATCGCGATTCAGGCGGACGCAGTCAGTGCAAAAGCAAGCGTCTCCGCAGTTGAGAAAGCCGTCAGTGAACTCGGCAAGCTTGACATCCTCGTCAACAACGCAGGCACGGCAATTCCAAAACCATTCGAAGAGGCCACTCTTGAAGAAATGGAACACGTCATCAATCTCAACATTCGCGGCGTGTTCGTCACCACGCAAGCAGCACTGAAACGCATGAACAACAACGGCCGCATCATCATGATCGGTTCATGTGTAGGTGAAAAAAATCTCACGCCCGGACTGGCCGCTTACTCGGCGACCAAGGGCGCCGTGAAGATGTTTACGCAAAGCCTATCCAGAGAAGTTGGCGACCGCGGCATTACGGTGAACAATGTTCAGCCTGGCCCTATCGACACCGACCTCAACCCCGCTGCGGGCGATTGGGCGACACCTCAGATAGCTGTCACTGCTCTGAAGCGATACGGACGCGCCGATGAGGTCGCAGCTCTCGTCGCATTCGTCGCCAGCCCGGAATCGTCATACATCACCGGCGCAAATCTAACTGTAGATGGCGGCACAAACGCATAG
- a CDS encoding DoxX family protein, with protein MKAELTTDKPARAGRATQIAAMVITGLAAFTWVYFGRLYLIHDPDEWRIANQQLGYPAYIIPLIGVTHILGGVGLLIPNVPRLTEWIYAALSIDLLLAFYSQLNSGGSPWDKFDPILVMAFVFASYVLRRCMRANKWSI; from the coding sequence ATGAAAGCCGAACTCACAACCGATAAACCCGCGCGGGCAGGTCGAGCAACTCAAATAGCCGCGATGGTCATAACCGGCCTCGCCGCCTTCACCTGGGTGTACTTCGGAAGGTTATATCTGATCCACGATCCCGACGAATGGAGGATCGCCAATCAGCAACTCGGATACCCGGCCTATATCATCCCTCTGATTGGCGTGACCCACATCCTTGGCGGCGTGGGCCTTCTGATTCCCAATGTGCCTCGACTGACTGAGTGGATTTATGCTGCTCTCTCGATCGATCTCCTACTCGCGTTCTATTCACAACTGAATAGTGGGGGGAGTCCATGGGATAAATTTGATCCGATTCTCGTCATGGCGTTCGTCTTTGCTTCCTATGTACTAAGACGGTGCATGCGCGCAAACAAGTGGTCGATATGA
- a CDS encoding pyridoxal phosphate-dependent aminotransferase, with amino-acid sequence MSAAAAEVLAGKKTFSDRINRIEVSATMAITAEALRLKQSGIDLADFGAGEPHFQTPEHIKRAAIEAIEKGYTKYTAVAGIPEVRRAVVDRHAEDFGSNYTPEECCFATGGKQALFNAIECLVDHGDEVIVPVPYWVSYKDIIQFAGGTPVFVQANEADNFRVTPAMIEAAITDRTKAIILNSPSNPSGAVMSAGDVEAIIRLAHRKGIYMLLDECYTYLNFIGKPVSGGSFTDCKEHVVVLGTLSKTYAMTGWRAGFALGPKAIVAAIAKLQSQSTSNVSTPVQYASVAALTASQQCVEDMKVDYIKLRDRLLAGFATIPGLTCTVPQGAFYAYPNISAFLGREGAATASQVASRLLNEAHVVCVPGEAFGTEHHLRFSYATSADVIDKGIERMRTFFAGLA; translated from the coding sequence ATGAGCGCAGCAGCCGCAGAAGTCCTTGCCGGAAAGAAGACCTTTTCCGATCGCATTAATCGCATTGAAGTTTCGGCCACCATGGCCATTACGGCGGAGGCACTTCGCCTGAAACAGAGCGGCATTGATCTTGCCGACTTTGGCGCGGGTGAACCGCATTTTCAAACGCCGGAGCACATTAAGCGCGCGGCAATTGAGGCGATTGAGAAGGGCTACACCAAATACACGGCGGTGGCGGGTATCCCCGAGGTGCGTCGCGCCGTGGTTGACCGTCATGCAGAGGACTTCGGTTCCAACTACACGCCGGAGGAGTGCTGCTTTGCCACAGGTGGCAAGCAGGCCCTGTTCAACGCCATCGAGTGCCTGGTGGACCATGGCGATGAGGTGATTGTGCCGGTGCCGTACTGGGTGTCGTACAAGGACATCATCCAGTTTGCTGGCGGTACGCCGGTGTTTGTGCAGGCCAATGAGGCTGACAACTTCCGTGTGACGCCGGCCATGATTGAGGCGGCCATCACCGACCGCACGAAGGCCATCATCCTGAACTCGCCCTCCAACCCGTCTGGTGCGGTGATGAGTGCCGGGGATGTGGAGGCGATCATCCGCCTGGCACATCGCAAGGGCATCTACATGTTGCTGGATGAGTGCTACACCTACCTGAACTTCATCGGGAAGCCGGTAAGCGGTGGGTCGTTCACGGACTGCAAGGAGCATGTGGTGGTGTTGGGTACGCTGTCCAAGACCTATGCCATGACGGGTTGGCGTGCCGGATTCGCCCTCGGGCCGAAGGCCATTGTGGCCGCTATCGCTAAGCTGCAGTCGCAGAGCACCAGCAATGTGTCCACGCCGGTGCAGTATGCTTCGGTGGCGGCACTGACCGCCTCGCAACAGTGCGTCGAAGACATGAAGGTGGACTACATCAAGCTGCGTGACCGCCTGCTGGCCGGGTTTGCCACCATTCCGGGGCTGACCTGCACGGTGCCGCAGGGCGCGTTCTACGCGTACCCGAACATCTCGGCGTTCCTGGGACGCGAAGGCGCGGCGACTGCATCACAGGTTGCATCGCGGCTGCTGAACGAGGCCCACGTGGTGTGCGTGCCGGGTGAGGCGTTTGGTACGGAGCATCATCTGCGGTTCTCGTATGCCACATCGGCAGACGTGATCGACAAGGGCATTGAACGCATGCGTACCTTCTTCGCGGGGCTGGCCTAA
- a CDS encoding glycoside hydrolase family 27 protein, with product MHANWKRIAFFATVLASFATPLTPAQHLAPTPPMGWNSWDSYGTTVRESEVKANTDAMAGLKRFGWEYIVVDIQWYEPNAKAHGYRAGAQLAMDSNGRLVPAANRFPSAKDGAGFKQLATYVHSKGLKFGIHIMRGIPRQAVAQNTPIRGTALHAADVADRNSVCTWNTDMYGVDMTKPGAQAYYDSLVAMYASWGVDFIKADDMLRPYHDAEIEGLHKAIVHSRRPIVLSLSPGPAPVDKVASLRANAQMWRIEDDLWDDWKSVRNMASRMENWWQLVEPGHWPDADMLPLGHIGIRAERGDDRQSRLTQDEQKTMMTLWGVARSPLMFGGDLATLDPFTRSLLTNVDVLAVNQHGNGNKLAYKEKDLRIWTARTTKGGASDYIAMINLGDQPIELDLPWASIGITNPNKPLRDTWTGTTLPASPTLHIRLNPHASMLLSSKSK from the coding sequence GTGCACGCCAACTGGAAACGAATCGCGTTCTTCGCCACCGTTCTCGCCAGCTTCGCAACACCACTCACGCCCGCACAACACCTCGCTCCAACACCACCGATGGGTTGGAACAGTTGGGATTCCTATGGAACAACGGTCCGCGAATCAGAGGTCAAGGCAAATACAGATGCCATGGCCGGGCTGAAACGCTTCGGATGGGAATACATCGTCGTTGACATTCAATGGTATGAACCCAATGCAAAGGCTCATGGCTATCGCGCGGGCGCGCAGCTCGCCATGGACAGCAACGGTCGGCTCGTACCTGCAGCCAATCGCTTCCCATCCGCGAAGGATGGAGCCGGCTTCAAGCAGTTAGCGACATACGTTCACAGCAAGGGATTGAAATTCGGAATTCACATCATGCGCGGCATCCCGCGGCAAGCGGTGGCGCAGAACACGCCAATCAGGGGCACAGCACTTCACGCCGCAGACGTTGCAGATCGCAACAGTGTTTGCACCTGGAACACCGACATGTACGGTGTCGACATGACAAAGCCCGGCGCCCAGGCATACTACGATTCACTCGTTGCCATGTATGCAAGCTGGGGCGTCGATTTCATCAAAGCCGACGACATGCTCCGTCCCTATCACGATGCAGAAATCGAAGGTCTTCACAAAGCCATCGTGCATTCGCGCCGCCCCATCGTACTAAGCCTCTCGCCCGGCCCCGCCCCTGTTGATAAGGTCGCATCGCTCCGCGCAAACGCGCAGATGTGGCGAATCGAAGATGACCTATGGGACGACTGGAAGTCAGTCAGGAACATGGCTTCTCGAATGGAGAACTGGTGGCAACTCGTCGAGCCCGGCCATTGGCCCGACGCCGACATGCTCCCTCTTGGACACATCGGTATCCGCGCCGAACGGGGAGATGACCGCCAATCGCGGCTGACGCAGGACGAACAGAAAACGATGATGACTCTCTGGGGCGTCGCGCGTTCTCCGCTCATGTTCGGCGGCGACCTTGCCACGCTTGATCCATTCACGCGCAGCCTGCTTACAAATGTCGACGTGCTCGCAGTAAATCAACACGGCAACGGAAACAAACTGGCCTACAAAGAAAAAGACCTTCGCATATGGACTGCTCGAACAACAAAGGGTGGCGCGTCCGACTACATCGCGATGATCAACTTAGGAGATCAACCCATCGAGCTGGATCTGCCATGGGCGAGCATCGGAATCACAAACCCCAATAAGCCTTTGCGAGACACATGGACCGGCACAACATTACCGGCAAGCCCCACGCTGCACATCCGCCTCAATCCCCACGCATCCATGCTCCTCTCTAGCAAGAGCAAATGA